The following proteins are co-located in the Candidatus Terasakiella magnetica genome:
- a CDS encoding DUF4384 domain-containing protein, with protein MKKLAISLCLFLLSAPSPALSEWVNVSASSFFGPDTAQQTACKNAETKAKRRALQKLTGERLVADDLMVCSEVAQKSDCKLNRLTWSLVDGEIRSLKNRQTSVQDMGNDVQKCTVTLQADIATNLGFNDPDFDLGVELNQTMFRTGEDLVLKMAPSQPMYVQVFQWLPYETDQPVVRIFPNDFDTDSHFKNKDTIPRHMHLNSYAMSLAPPPKITGKQRHWDEYLMVVATRSPIRLRDHYSLPELRSKLLELPRKDSRLIKKGYTILGGSL; from the coding sequence ATGAAAAAGCTCGCCATTTCCTTGTGCCTTTTCCTTCTAAGCGCACCAAGCCCGGCCTTAAGCGAATGGGTCAATGTAAGTGCCAGCAGCTTTTTTGGCCCCGATACAGCCCAGCAAACAGCCTGTAAAAATGCTGAAACCAAAGCCAAACGCCGCGCTTTGCAAAAATTAACAGGTGAGCGCCTTGTGGCAGATGACCTCATGGTCTGTAGCGAAGTGGCCCAAAAATCAGATTGTAAACTTAACCGCCTGACATGGTCCCTTGTGGATGGTGAAATCCGTTCCCTGAAAAACCGTCAGACAAGCGTGCAGGATATGGGCAATGACGTGCAGAAATGCACCGTCACACTACAAGCCGATATTGCCACGAATTTAGGTTTTAATGATCCGGATTTTGACCTTGGTGTAGAGCTTAATCAAACCATGTTTCGAACGGGTGAAGACCTTGTTTTAAAAATGGCCCCCAGCCAGCCCATGTATGTTCAGGTCTTTCAATGGCTACCTTATGAAACAGACCAGCCCGTTGTGCGCATTTTCCCCAATGATTTTGATACAGATAGCCATTTCAAAAACAAAGATACGATCCCGCGCCATATGCATCTGAATTCTTATGCCATGTCGCTTGCCCCCCCGCCAAAGATCACGGGTAAGCAACGTCATTGGGATGAATATCTCATGGTTGTTGCAACACGTTCACCAATTCGCCTTCGTGATCATTATTCCCTTCCCGAACTTCGCTCAAAACTGCTTGAACTGCCGCGCAAAGACAGTCGTTTGATCAAAAAAGGCTACACCATTCTTGGAGGCTCCCTATGA